TTTCGGGTCCTTAGGCAACATATTTGATTCCACTTACCTTTTTCGTATTCAATAGCCTCAAGGCTGCGTCTGTGTTGCATGGAACCATTGCTCTCGTTCGAAACAGAGCTCAAATCACGATCCCGATGGCGGCCCTCGTACTCGTCAAACTGTCGATGCTCAGTTGAGTTGCTGGCCACCAGATCCACTGTTTTCAGACCCTCGTGTCGATTCCGCTCCTCACGTCGCGATGTCTTCTCTCGCTTCTGATTACGTTGGGCTGCTGCCGCCTCCAGTTCTTCCTGGCGTTGGGCACGCTCTCGGACACGCTGATTCAGCTCCGCTTCGGTACGCTCCTTGGGGCGATTGTTGGTCTCTCGGGAGCTGCGATGGCTGCTGGTGAGGCTGCTGTGCCTCTGCTCGTGCTCCCGTTCACGATCCACTTCACGGCTGTGACGAtcgttttggctgctgccATTGCTGGCATTGATGCTGCCAGACTGGAACTGCTGCTCCTGGTGCAGATGCAGCTCATCCTTCGTGAGGCGGGAGTGTGACTCTCTAGCTCCAGGCAGATCTCTTTGCTTGCTCTCCCGTTCGGACGGCGCTGAGTTGGCGGTGGATGATGGTGGCACCCGGGGATCGGTGGGTTTCGAGTCGTGGCGCATGCTGAGAGCTGCAGCGCGGGAGAAACAATAACGATTGTTAAATTTTCTTGCTTTTGAAAATCCCTGACAAAATGCTTACATGACTTTACATCTCGTTCTTTACCGGTTGCATTTTGTTCGCTGTTGTAGAAGGACGTAGCACTGCCCCCCGACTTGGTGGCCGTTGATGAGGTAAGACCTTGTGTTGCCACCTTATCCGAGGCCAACACTTTGATGCTGGGCCCACTACCAGTGCCTGGGGCTTCCGGCTCCTGCGAATCTTTAGTGGGCAACCGCTCAGGCAACTGATGAAAGTCACTCTCCTTGAACATGCTCGGTGTCTTCAGCTTCAGTTTGCCAATATAGCTGGAGGCTATGACATACAGATCTGGGCGTTTGGTCTTCTCCTCTTCGCGCACTTTGTCCACCTTCCGTTCAATGATCTGCGCCAGCTTGGCCAGTACGGGATAGTGTGGAAGTATACGCATGAGAATGATCAGTGCATTCCGTATCTGCATAAAGTCCTTCGAGTCTAGACAGAAAACAATGGCCTTGGTGATCTTATAGTGCCACTTGTGGCACACATGTCGATAGTTTTCGTAGCCCACGTGATCGTTGGCCTCTGAGAACTGATTGCTGACACGAAATTTGGTCACAAAGCCGGGATAATTGGCACACTCCTTGTTAAAAACGGCCTGATCGGCATGCCAGCGCATCACAGTCTCCAGCATGGCGCACAGAAAGCGGCCATAGCGTGTCGCCTCGCCCTCCGTGCAAGAGGTCACCGAGTAGGTAATGTCACAGAAGATCTACCCAAAATAACAAAGAGGAAATCAGAGCTGAATCCAGCTTCTAGCAGAGCTAGAGCTTTTAGAGCTTACCCGATCGTAGCACAGCAGGGTGGAAAAATTAGCCGTCTTTAGATTGTGGATGGTATGGACAAACTTTGCGCAATAGAGCGCATCCAGGGCAGTGAAAGTGCAGCGCGGAAACAGGCACAATTGCAGGAACTGCGTAATGGTATCGTTCTTGGCGGACTTGGCCGAACGCAGCAGGAACCAGCTGTCCCTCTGCTCTTGCAGACGCTGCTGTATCTTGTCCACATGCTCGTGTTGCTTCTTCCGCTCATCATTTAGCTTCTCCATCAAAGCAATGTATCGctcttgttcttttttgttcttgGACTGGTTGGAGTCCTTGCCCTCGGCCGCCTGATGGGCCAATTGCTTGAGTTTTCCAATCTCACGCTGGTAGCTATCGTTGGGGACATGCAGATCGTACATGCTGAGGCTCCAGAAGGTCACCAAAAACTGCGGACTTATGTCCTCCCACACTTTGGCACTATGCAGCGGACGCACAGACTCCACAATGGGGTTCATGATGAGTTGTGTGGCGTCCAGATACTTTTGCATTCTCTGTGTGGTGGTCAGTTTTTTGGCATTCGGATCGGATTTACGCAATTGATCGTACTTTTGCTAAGGAAAACAGAGAGAAAAGATTAGATCCGTGCTCAAAAGATCCAGTTCCTCAGCTTACATTAATCTGATGTGTAAACATGGGCCTCGCCAGAAAGAATGCCACATCCGTATTGATGTGATACTCCCTTAGCATCGTTATGATCGATGGCAGTCGCTCCACATACTCATCCACCGAATAGGTGGAACCCAAAAAGGTGCCAAATTGCACTAGCGTGTCCTGGCACTGATCATAAAGATTCCCCACCAGCTTCAGATGACTATGCGCCGCCGTTTCACGATAGATCACACAATGCTTCTGCTGGGCCATCAGCAGACAAATGGCCACAGCCAGATCATTGTTGGCCAGGGCCTCCTTCAGCCGATTCGATGACTTCTTAGTGTTCCTCACTTGACTGAAATAGCCCGCCTCGCCGCGCAGCTGTTCGCCCCCGCACAAAGCCTGCAGCTGTTCGTTGGTCATCTCCTCGCACGACTCCACGCCAGCCATCTTGTGCACAATCTCGCGTAGTATTAGAAGATCCAGGCTCTTCTGTGACTTCAATTGATTGGCCACATACTGCAGCAGGCCGCTCAATTCGATGCTGTATTTTTTGTAGATGGTCCCACAAAAGGAGGCCAGACTTTGCAGCCACAGGGAAAGCGAAGTGCCGTCGTCTTTGAACCTGCCACGACCCGTCAGAGTCAGCGATTCAATGATGCAATAGCCCAGGCAATCAAAGGACAGAGATGTCAGGAACTTCAACATGTCACAGACAGGTGCGATAAGGTTGTCGTACATCTGGATTTGCAGGAGTATCTATTCAGCAAAAAAAAGGGTTTAAAACGACATAAATTTTAAAGATAGACTCATTAACTCTTTACGATGTTGCACGAGGCACGAAAAGCTCTTCTATGGGTTTTTCGTGATGCGCGCCGCAGAAGAATTGAGTTTCGGTCCAAGGAAACCAAAAACAATATACGTTGCAGAAAATGGATGCTGGAGACCGAGAACAATACTTCGAACCATTTCCCAAGGTTTAGAATTTGTTATTATATTATTGGGCATTCGAGATTGCGAAGGGGTTTTTCTGTGCATTTTGTTACTTGATTTTTTGGACCGACTCAGAGGTACCCCGCGTACCATCAATTAAATGGAATTTCTTGTTGTACTTACATAATCAAACATCAGTCCAGGAGCACAGTGACAGTACTTGCCCACCAGTCGACCCAATTGCTTTACATTTTCCTTGCTGACACGCTTCATCAGCCCCTTGATGTCGCGCATGGCCAAGCCACTGCGTCGTATCAGATTCGGATGCAGCTGGTAGCTATCGTTTTTCCATCGGGCATACAAACTGTATCGAAAATGATACGGGAAATACTTGAGCACAGCCCAAATCTCCTCGGACATGGAACAATTATTGTCCAAATACAGCAGCGATGGCAGTATGCACGAATCCATGCAGGTCATTATGTCGTAGTAATGCTTCTCCGCCTCTGAATTAGGCGGCGGGCCATTCATGCTGTCGACACCCATCTCCACAATTAGCTTGCTCATAATCCGTATCAGTTTGTACATTAGCACCGTGTCACAGTGCATCGCCGGGCCCAAAACATTAGCCATCGGCCATGTATACTTCCGCAGATCAACAAATTCACGGGCCTGCATCTTGGCCACCAGCTTGGCATCATCGTACAAACGATTGCGACTCTGTTTGCGTCCGGCGGGGGCTTTGAAGCATTTCTTGTAGTATATATGCTCCACGGACAAATGAATCAGTTCGACAATGGCACGGGCAATGGGCTCTTGTATGACCACCGATTGTTCCGGCAGTTTTTGTATGATTCTGTGGGCATTCTCCCAGTCCCCCACCTTGAGCAGAGCCTCGCAGAGACCAAACTTTTGATTAAGATTGTACTTTTCCTCATCAAACCGCTTAACGgttggcggcggtggtggtggctcTTTGTCGTCTTCCTTTTTGTTGGTGGAGATCAGATTCAGTTTTCGCACCATTTCTCGGGCATCCGACAGCTCTTGCACCCAGTTGGCCTTGATGCTGCCATCATTGGGGGTCAACCAGACGTACACATCGTTCAGTTCAATCACCTCGTGCTTCAACAGCAGCGCGCACACATGGTACAGAGATCGGGGCGTACGAGAGTCCTTAAAATGGCAGAACTTGTAGCCGAGTACTTCACAAATAATGGCACCCGTGGGCATATAGCTGCGCAGCAAGGGTATAAACAATTGCCAACGATCCGGGCGGGTTTCAAACGATTCAATTATGATATCCAGCACGCGGTTGGGATCCAGATTGAAGCAACCTTTGCAGGGGATTAGCGTTTTAGTAcaatctatatatatatatatagatcaATGTATGTTCAATCCTACCTATCAGCGATTTTATAATGTCCATAATGCTCTCGGGAGTGGTGCTCTCCTCAAAGTCCTGATTCAGCTCGGTTATCAGCTTGGCAAAGCCTTCGCTTTCCTCGCGGAATAGATTAAAGCGTCGCTGCTTGTAGCtgtagcaaaaataaatatattggATAGTACATTTTTCCCAAAGAAACTCATATTTTTGTTACTACTTACTACAACTTGGTTTTGACCTTGATGAACTTGGAGTAGAAACCCTTGTTCTTCACAATCCCCACCTCCTGCAGCGTATCAATCTCCAGGCGCTCTTTGAGCAAACTCTCTGGCACCACCTTGTCCATATCCTTGACGAGCTGCACAAAACCATGACGCTCCTCTTGCAGGCCCTCTGTCATAAGGGAAGTCTCGCTGTCCAAAATATTGACCACATCCACAATGAGACTAGGGAAATCCTTATGTATGGCCTGGAATATATATATGGTTTATATTAATAGAAGATCGTTTTACAGATCGATCGAAGCTAATAAGCTTACCACAACTTCTGTGAGCAGATGAAGGATAAGATCCTTCTTGTGGGTGAAGCGCAATGCTTGCCAGAGCAGCTCGTATATGGCATTCGAGACGCCCTGCCTGAAGACTCCATTCTGATCGTATACGGGACTGTCGGCACTTTCTTGCAGCTGTTGTTTGAGGTATTTCAAACTAAAACGAAATGTTCAATATGCAGGCTACAGTAAACGGGGAAGACTACATCAGCATACGACGCGCGCGCGGATTACGTGTGGTGCCTGCTTGGCTGTTTGTttgtatctatctatctatcgtTGTGGTAGAAGGCATTAAACACGTACAATTCACTTCTGCCGGCCTTGTCGAAATGCTTAAATATATCTGGATTCAGGACACTGCCTGCGCCGGACCCTCCATTTGTGTCGGACGCCGTCGATGCAGCCGCTACCGTCGCCGTCTCCATTGCCGTTGTCGCACTGCTGCCATCGCTCCCCGGTGTAACCGTCACGCTGTGACTCTTCGACAATTTCTTCAAGCGCCGCATTAAAACTGTTTTATGTTACACGCAGTCAATATGCTGCTCAATGCTTTTTAAACAATTTTTCGttgtatttttgatttttttaataaattttcaCACTTTTCATTTGCCTTCGCTAGTGATGTGTGTTTGATATCGATAACGATAGATATGTTTGTCGCATACTATGTTtcatttggattgggatgttCTGGAAATGGAACATCAGTAAGCCCAATATTCCAGTTTTGAGGGCCGCTATGAACTTCGGGTTTACGGAAAACTTAATTTTCAGTATTTCGTgttaatttttttaatatatacaaaatttggttctCGACGGGGCTGTTCGGCTTCAAGCGAAAAATTTAATAGGTCAGTAAATTTTGTATACAAAATGAAATGCTAATACACGGGAATCAGTTGCCGATGAGGGGGATTGTAGTAGGAAAGCAAAACAAACCGCGCATCTCTCTCAACTTTGCTCGAATTTGTCAAGACAGATGGGAAAAAACGCTGAATATGTTATACAGCCAGGCTCCGGTTTTCACTTTCACAAAAGTTTTTCGATTTACTTTTGAATTACCATACATAAATTGGTGCTCCCGTTTTCACATTCCGCAAGATTTCttcgttttcaaaacgaaaTGAACAGCAAACGGCTTTTCATACAACAAAACGAATCTTAATTGCACTAACATAAATTTTACACCATTACCAGGAAATTTAGCTTCCTTCTGTTTATAATAATTTTTTCTCAACACAACCCAAAATTTGGTCCAAAAATAATTGGTGAGGGCATTTTCGTTTTGGTAAAAACAGCTGATCCAGTCCGATTTGATTACCGGAACGTTGGAACGTTGGCAAGAAATACATTTTTGCACATAACAGCACATACTGTTCTCGTAACGGAGCATCTGCAGCCAATTATGCAACCAATAAATTGTTTGACCATTAGCAATTTAATTTTCTGTTACATGCTCTTACTCACAGCTTGTCAGACATGTTAAATACAGAAGTGTCGTATCGAATATGTCTTGGTCTTCTTAATTCACGCACTTTCTAAAGTCGTTTTGCTACAAAACaagcaattgaaaaaaaacGCATTTTTATGATGCTGTTTATTTACCAAGCAACCAAGGCAGCTGGTTTTGTGTGTCAGAATCGATGCGAAAGTGAAACATATCGACACCAGCCACGTGGAATCGTTTCATTCTGACTATTATTGATGCGATCTGAGCCAAATGTTGCAACCTGGTAGATAATCGGGCAGGCTTTGCGTTTTCAGACAAAACGTTCCGTTTTCGTTTTCAGGTGCTCCCGATTTCACACATTATTTTCATGGatatttttgattttctcaAACAGTAGGCCTGGTTGTTTCCTAAAAATACAGCATGTCAAAAAggtcttttgttttttcaaTTGCTTGAAAACGACGGCAGAAAACGCGCGATTTAAGAAAATCAAAACTTCCTAACAGTAACAGCAATATTTGGAAAATTAAATTGGTAATGGAACGTTATGGGCAAAATCTGAGCGCTTCCACTGTTATGCGCAAAAATGTATTCTTAGCCACGTAACCGAATCGAGCTGCCTCAGCAGTTAGCACGAAAACGTAGTTTTTTTTCCGTTGACTTTTAATTTCCTTTTTGAAAGCGAAAGAATCTTTCGTTTTATAAAAACGGGAGCACCaatttttttcgttttcaaaAGTAAATACGAACATTTTTGCGAAACTGAAACCCGGAGCCTGCCTGAATGTTTAATTTTGCCTATTGCGCTAACAAACGCACTACAAACATGTGAAAGTATGCGTGTCGATCGCTGCGATCGGCGGAAGCACTTCGTACGTGTTTTATACATTTACctaaatctaatatacccctacaCTCTGTGAGTCATAGGTACACAAAATTTGCAAATTTTGCAGT
The sequence above is a segment of the Drosophila miranda strain MSH22 chromosome 4, D.miranda_PacBio2.1, whole genome shotgun sequence genome. Coding sequences within it:
- the LOC108162423 gene encoding THO complex subunit 2 isoform X1; translated protein: MRRLKKLSKSHSVTVTPGSDGSSATTAMETATVAAASTASDTNGGSGAGSVLNPDIFKHFDKAGRSEFLKYLKQQLQESADSPVYDQNGVFRQGVSNAIYELLWQALRFTHKKDLILHLLTEVVAIHKDFPSLIVDVVNILDSETSLMTEGLQEERHGFVQLVKDMDKVVPESLLKERLEIDTLQEVGIVKNKGFYSKFIKVKTKLYYKQRRFNLFREESEGFAKLITELNQDFEESTTPESIMDIIKSLIGCFNLDPNRVLDIIIESFETRPDRWQLFIPLLRSYMPTGAIICEVLGYKFCHFKDSRTPRSLYHVCALLLKHEVIELNDVYVWLTPNDGSIKANWVQELSDAREMVRKLNLISTNKKEDDKEPPPPPPTVKRFDEEKYNLNQKFGLCEALLKVGDWENAHRIIQKLPEQSVVIQEPIARAIVELIHLSVEHIYYKKCFKAPAGRKQSRNRLYDDAKLVAKMQAREFVDLRKYTWPMANVLGPAMHCDTVLMYKLIRIMSKLIVEMGVDSMNGPPPNSEAEKHYYDIMTCMDSCILPSLLYLDNNCSMSEEIWAVLKYFPYHFRYSLYARWKNDSYQLHPNLIRRSGLAMRDIKGLMKRVSKENVKQLGRLVGKYCHCAPGLMFDYILLQIQMYDNLIAPVCDMLKFLTSLSFDCLGYCIIESLTLTGRGRFKDDGTSLSLWLQSLASFCGTIYKKYSIELSGLLQYVANQLKSQKSLDLLILREIVHKMAGVESCEEMTNEQLQALCGGEQLRGEAGYFSQVRNTKKSSNRLKEALANNDLAVAICLLMAQQKHCVIYRETAAHSHLKLVGNLYDQCQDTLVQFGTFLGSTYSVDEYVERLPSIITMLREYHINTDVAFFLARPMFTHQINQKYDQLRKSDPNAKKLTTTQRMQKYLDATQLIMNPIVESVRPLHSAKVWEDISPQFLVTFWSLSMYDLHVPNDSYQREIGKLKQLAHQAAEGKDSNQSKNKKEQERYIALMEKLNDERKKQHEHVDKIQQRLQEQRDSWFLLRSAKSAKNDTITQFLQLCLFPRCTFTALDALYCAKFVHTIHNLKTANFSTLLCYDRIFCDITYSVTSCTEGEATRYGRFLCAMLETVMRWHADQAVFNKECANYPGFVTKFRVSNQFSEANDHVGYENYRHVCHKWHYKITKAIVFCLDSKDFMQIRNALIILMRILPHYPVLAKLAQIIERKVDKVREEEKTKRPDLYVIASSYIGKLKLKTPSMFKESDFHQLPERLPTKDSQEPEAPGTGSGPSIKVLASDKVATQGLTSSTATKSGGSATSFYNSEQNATGKERDVKSSLSMRHDSKPTDPRVPPSSTANSAPSERESKQRDLPGARESHSRLTKDELHLHQEQQFQSGSINASNGSSQNDRHSREVDREREHEQRHSSLTSSHRSSRETNNRPKERTEAELNQRVRERAQRQEELEAAAAQRNQKREKTSRREERNRHEGLKTVDLVASNSTEHRQFDEYEGRHRDRDLSSVSNESNGSMQHRRSLEAIEYEKDSKRRKLESSSSSSKKVEELVDSVKKARLKTKERNKDKLSDEERDARKDRKLGRKRDRAEESNNVEHKRRREAQNGDDDLRERNRDKSPRERSHEKFDRERGGGAAGGSSSRGDDRQYSIKTTRSSRVNY
- the LOC108162423 gene encoding THO complex subunit 2 isoform X2 → MRRLKKLSKSHSVTVTPGSDGSSATTAMETATVAAASTASDTNGGSGAGSVLNPDIFKHFDKAGRSEFLKYLKQQLQESADSPVYDQNGVFRQGVSNAIYELLWQALRFTHKKDLILHLLTEVVAIHKDFPSLIVDVVNILDSETSLMTEGLQEERHGFVQLVKDMDKVVPESLLKERLEIDTLQEVGIVKNKGFYSKFIKVKTKLYYKQRRFNLFREESEGFAKLITELNQDFEESTTPESIMDIIKSLIGCFNLDPNRVLDIIIESFETRPDRWQLFIPLLRSYMPTGAIICEVLGYKFCHFKDSRTPRSLYHVCALLLKHEVIELNDVYVWLTPNDGSIKANWVQELSDAREMVRKLNLISTNKKEDDKEPPPPPPTVKRFDEEKYNLNQKFGLCEALLKVGDWENAHRIIQKLPEQSVVIQEPIARAIVELIHLSVEHIYYKKCFKAPAGRKQSRNRLYDDAKLVAKMQAREFVDLRKYTWPMANVLGPAMHCDTVLMYKLIRIMSKLIVEMGVDSMNGPPPNSEAEKHYYDIMTCMDSCILPSLLYLDNNCSMSEEIWAVLKYFPYHFRYSLYARWKNDSYQLHPNLIRRSGLAMRDIKGLMKRVSKENVKQLGRLVGKYCHCAPGLMFDYILLQIQMYDNLIAPVCDMLKFLTSLSFDCLGYCIIESLTLTGRGRFKDDGTSLSLWLQSLASFCGTIYKKYSIELSGLLQYVANQLKSQKSLDLLILREIVHKMAGVESCEEMTNEQLQALCGGEQLRGEAGYFSQVRNTKKSSNRLKEALANNDLAVAICLLMAQQKHCVIYRETAAHSHLKLVGNLYDQCQDTLVQFGTFLGSTYSVDEYVERLPSIITMLREYHINTDVAFFLARPMFTHQINQKYDQLRKSDPNAKKLTTTQRMQKYLDATQLIMNPIVESVRPLHSAKVWEDISPQFLVTFWSLSMYDLHVPNDSYQREIGKLKQLAHQAAEGKDSNQSKNKKEQERYIALMEKLNDERKKQHEHVDKIQQRLQEQRDSWFLLRSAKSAKNDTITQFLQLCLFPRCTFTALDALYCAKFVHTIHNLKTANFSTLLCYDRKSACGWFICSSVQESINNRKYLLFGPKNRTIKYPENTDCTVFGRTYRI